The Streptomyces sp. 135 sequence GTCCTGCCATGGCTCGACCATGGAACTCCTCAGGTGCGGTGCGGAACGGGGTCGTCGGCGCCTGGGTGCTCAGCCCTTGGTGGCGCCCATGGTGATGCCCCCGATCAACTGCCGTTCGGCGACGGCGTAGAAGGCGAGGGCGGGCAGCATCGCGAGGACGAGATAGGCGAAGACGCGGGCGATGTCGGTGCCGTACTGACCCTGGAACTGCTGGACGCCGATGGGGATCGTCCACCAGGTCTGCTCACTGAACACCAGCAGCGGCAGCAGGAAGTTGTTCCAGCTGCTGACGACGGCGAGGATGGAGACGGTGCCGAGCGCGGGCCGTGCCATGGGCAGCAGGATCCGCCAGAAGAAGCCGAACGCCGAGCAGCCGTCGAGGGTGGCGGCCTCCTCCAGTTCGCCGGGGATCTCCCGGAAGAAGCCGCGAAGGATGACGATGGTCATCGGCAGTCCGAAGGCGGCCTGCGGCAGGATCACGCCCCAGGGGTTGTCGAGCAGCCCGAAGGTGCGCAGCAGGACGAAGAGCGGCAGGATCGCCACGGCGAACGGGAACATCAGCCCCACGGTGAAGAGGGTGAAGAGCAACTCCCGGCCGCGGAAGGCGAATCGGGCGAGCGCGAAGGCGGCGAGGGCCGCGGCGCCCACCGTCAGCACAGTCGTCCCGACGGCGATCAGCGTGGAGGCACCCAGCATGCGCCAGAACGAGCCGGAGGCGAGTACGTCGGTGTAGTTGGAC is a genomic window containing:
- a CDS encoding carbohydrate ABC transporter permease: MSAGTRRTLRSVPLYVMVWLVGAVMVTPLLYAFVSGFKSTGQLSRNTFGLPSPWVTSNYTDVLASGSFWRMLGASTLIAVGTTVLTVGAAALAAFALARFAFRGRELLFTLFTVGLMFPFAVAILPLFVLLRTFGLLDNPWGVILPQAAFGLPMTIVILRGFFREIPGELEEAATLDGCSAFGFFWRILLPMARPALGTVSILAVVSSWNNFLLPLLVFSEQTWWTIPIGVQQFQGQYGTDIARVFAYLVLAMLPALAFYAVAERQLIGGITMGATKG